From a region of the Buteo buteo chromosome 7, bButBut1.hap1.1, whole genome shotgun sequence genome:
- the TRIM50 gene encoding LOW QUALITY PROTEIN: E3 ubiquitin-protein ligase TRIM50 (The sequence of the model RefSeq protein was modified relative to this genomic sequence to represent the inferred CDS: deleted 2 bases in 2 codons; substituted 2 bases at 2 genomic stop codons) yields the protein MARRMSIDQLEDQLLCPICLEVFKDPLMLQCGHSYCKSCVVSLSGELDGQFLCPVCRQTVDCSASPPNVTLARVIEALQSWGEAEPTPESCPMHHNPLSLFCEADQEVICGLCGTIGNHRQHKITPISTTYCRMKEELSVLLTDVHQYKRNLDEHFNKLINNKSRIANEADVFKWVIRKEFQELHRYIDEEKATFLESIEGKAAQLITSIESQVKQTSDALQRLKEMQSSLEALSNESQLDFIRVSMLTSEGSDSQAGSPAFSPLLIALTPALGSGYLTKHSWDTTRSEMXVPSVQPGFARWERPALHKRQCPXLSQERRALASPAQGIDVYSCDHAEELPFRQSPTTDFLFFCVFQKYGSSQFRSELPSLHPSDGIFSPVSFKPCFHQDDIKMTVWKRLHRRVLPAPEMLKLDPVTAHPLLELFKGDTVVQCGLYQRRDSNPKRFNSSNCILTCKGFSCGQHYWEVIVGTRNHWRVGIIKGTVSRKGKLSKSPENGVWLIGLKEGKVYEAFSTPRATLPLTTRPQRIGIYLHYEKGELTFYNADNPDELSPIYTFQAEFQGQLYPIVDLCWPERGPYSPPIILPAPAARQHSRAPYNHPAPEEPMKP from the exons ATGGCTCGGAGGATGAGCATCGACCAGCTGGAGGACCAGCTCCTCTGTCCCATCTGCTTGGAGGTCTTCAAGGACCCCCTCATGCTGCAGTGTGGGCATTCGTACTGCAAGTCCTGCGTGGTGTCACTCTCTGGAGAGCTGGACGGGCAGTTCCTGTGCCCCGTGTGCCGCCAAACCGTGGACTGCAGCGCCTCACCACCCAACGTCACACTAGCTCGCGTCATCGAggcactgcagagctggggcgAGGCAGAGCCCACCCCAGAGTCCTGCCCAATGCACCACAACCCCCTCAGCCTCTTCTGTGAGGCCGACCAAGAGGTGATCTGCGGGCTGTGCGGCACCATCGGCAACCACCGCCAGCACAAGATAACCCCCATCTCTACCACATACTGCCGGATGAAG GAGGAGCTGTCTGTACTGCTGACCGATGTCCACCAGTACAAGAGGAACCTGGATGAACACTTCAACAAGCTCATCAATAACAAAAGTCGCATCGCG AACGAGGCAGATGTCTTCAAGTGGGTGATCCGGAAGGAGTTCCAGGAGCTGCACAGGTACATCGATGAGGAGAAGGCCACCTTCCTGGAGAGCATTGAGGGGAAGGCAGCCCAGCTCATCACTTCAATTGAGTCCCAGGTCAAGCAGACGTCAGACGCCCTGCAGAGGCTTAAGGAGATGCAAAGCTCTCTGGAGGCACTCAGCAACGAAAGCCAGCTTGATTTCATCCGGGTGAGCATGCTCACTAGTGAAGGCAGTGACAGTCAGGCAGGCTCTCCAGCCTTCAGCCCACTGCTCATAGCCCTgacccctgccctgggcagtgggTACCTCACCAAGCATAGCTGGGACACCACAAGAAGTGAGATGTAGGTGCCCTCTGTCCAGCCAGGG TTTGCCCGATGGGAGAGACCTGCCCTCCATAAGAGGCAATGCCCTTAGCTCtcccaggagaggagagccctggcctccccagcccagggcatAGATGTGTACAGCTGTGACCATGCAGAGGAGTTGCCGTTCCGTCAGTCTCCCACCACtgactttctc ttcttttgtgttttccagAAATATGGCTCCTCCCAGTTCAG GTCAGAGCTCCCCAGCCTGCACCCCAGCGATGGCATCTTTAGCCCCGTGTCCTTCAAGCCGTGTTTCCACCAAGACGACATCAAGATGACTGTGTGGAAGCGCCTGCACCGCCGTGTCCTGCCAG CTCCAGAGATGCTGAAATTGGACCCGGTGACAGCGCATCCCCTCCTGGAGCTCTTCAAGGGCGACACGGTGGTGCAGTGTGGGCTCTACCAGCGCCGGGACAGCAACCCCAAGCGTTTCAACTCCAGCAACTGCATCCTCACCTGCAAGGGCTTCTCCTGCGGCCAGCACTACTGGGAGGTGATTGTGGGCACCAGGAACCACTGGCGTGTGGGCATCATCAAGGGCACAGTCAGCCGCAAAGGAAAGCTCAGCAAGTCTCCTGAGAACGGCGTGTGGCTCATCGGCCTGAAGGAAGGGAAGGTCTACGAGGCCTTCAGCACCCCGCGGGCCACCCTGCCGCTGACCACCCGGCCCCAGCGCATTGGCATCTACCTGCACTATGAGAAGGGTGAGCTGACCTTCTACAATGCTGACAACCCTGATGAGCTCAGCCCCATCTACACCTTCCAGGCAGAGTTCCAGGGCCAGCTCTACCCCATTGTGGACCTGTGCTGGCCGGAGCGAGGGCCCTACTCCCCTCCCATCATCCTGCCTGCACCTGCTGCGAGGCAGCACTCCCGGGCACCGTACAACCATCCTGCCCCGGAGGAACCCATGAAGCCATAG
- the NSUN5 gene encoding 28S rRNA (cytosine-C(5))-methyltransferase yields the protein MALYSAAAAVLEGLERGDGGIKTLVYNSRFPHVRQLYALVSETLRYSSVLEKLLAGAALLRAEKKLPLPLAKVLVYDLLFGKGLKCGGRWKAVARQHRARLEAELARLKVQQKVSRNEDLLAPVQAAYPGACQVPRYVRVNTLKTCVDDAIDFFKRQGYSYLGKAASVEELRALSGKKFLLDLHLPELLVFPPETDFHDNLLYTSGHIILQDKASCLPAFLLSPAAGSHVIDACAAPGNKTSHLAAILKNKGQIFAFDVDTKRLATMNTMLMRAGVTGFQLAQQDFLTVDPRDPKYSKVTYILLDPSCSGSGMVNRVPREEAAPSAERLQALAGFQRKVLSHALSFPALQRLVYSTCSLHREENEDVVQAVLQEWGSAFRLVNAFPSWPCRGLAAFSGAESCLRASPADTLTHGFFVAVLERHGEGTAAPSSLPVAAENPQHGEGMEPRAAPKKRKRKKQRVKE from the exons ATGGCGCTCTAcagcgcggccgccgccgtcctggaggggctggagcgcgGCGACGGCGGGATTAAGACCCTGGTGTACAACAGCCGCTTCCcg CACGTCCGGCAGCTGTACGCCCTGGTGTCCGAGACACTCCGCTACTCCTCGGtgctggagaagctgctggcCGGCGCCGCGCTGCTGCGGGCCGAGAAGAAGCTGCCGCTGCCGCTGGCGAAG GTGCTGGTGTACGACCTGCTCTTCGGCAAGGGCCTGAAGTGCGGGGGCCGCTGGAAGGCGGTGGCCCGGCAGCACCGGGCCCGGCTGGAGGCTGAGCTGGCCCGCCTGAAGGTGCAGCAGAAGGTGAGCCGCAACGAGGACCTCCTGGCCCCAGTGCAGGCAGCGTATCCCGGAG CCTGCCAGGTACCACGCTATGTCCGAGTCAACACCCTGAAGACTTGTGTCGACGATGCGATTGACTTCTTCAAGCGCCAGGGCTACTCTTACCTGGGCAAGGCAGCCAG TGTGGAAGAACTGAGGGCCCTTTCTGGGAAGAAATTTTTGTTGGATCTTCATCTCCCGGAGCTGCTGGTTTTCCCTCCGGAGACGGACTTCCATGACAACCTCCTGTACACTTCAGGACACATAATTCTGCAGGACAAG GccagctgcctccctgccttcctcctcagccctgctgctggctcccACGTCATCGATGCCTGTGCTGCTCCTGGGAACAAGACCAGCCACCTGGCTGCCATCCTGAAGAACAAGGG CCAGATCTTTGCCTTTGACGTGGACACCAAGCGCCTGGCCACCATGAACACCATGCTGATGCGGGCTGGGGTCACCGGCTTCCAGCTGGCCCAGCAGGACTTCCTGACTGTGGATCCCAGAGACCCCAAGTACAGCAAGGTGACCTATATCCTCCTCGATCCATCCTGCAGTGGCTCAG GGATGGTGAACCGGGTGCCGAGGGAGGAGGCTGCCCCGAGTGCTGAGCGGCTGCAGGCGCTGGCTGGCTTCCAGCGCAAGGTTTTGAGCCATGCCCTGAGCTTCCCGGCTCTCCAGCGCCTGGTCTATTCCACCTGTTCGCTGCACCGGGAGGAGAACGAGGATGTGGTGCAGGCTGTGCTACAGGAGTGGGGCTCGGCCTTCAG GCTGGTGAACGCCTTCCCTTCCTGGCCCTGCCGAGGACTCGCTGCCTTCTCCGGGGCAGAGAGCTGCCTCCGTGCCTCTCCTGCAGATACACTCACCCATGGCTTCTTTGTGGCTGTCCTGGAGCGGCACGGGGAAGGGACTGCTGCCCCCAG CTCTCTGCCTGTGGCAGCTGAGAACCCACAGCATGGAGAGGGAATGGAGCCAAGAGCAGCTCctaagaagaggaagaggaaaaagcagcgGGTGAAGGAGTGA